From Candidatus Amoebophilus asiaticus 5a2, the proteins below share one genomic window:
- a CDS encoding outer membrane beta-barrel protein yields the protein MKRILLALASAFTITLSASTYAAAPLSFGIKLSGVNSTIAGLKEAKNPFAGNESNFLNIGGAGLAYVEYAFNDNLGLGLEAGYFFGKIGSFTQKTDKKNTYNITAHGVKLFPAIKIYPMGREDENGILKINVGGDLFMPLGLEGKASSADKADVADKGKDLTTLGMGAFVGVGYEFPFGLELDLRGSYAFTNVFKEESDFKKTYLGITNKDHKTNLMNINLTAGYNFAVLLEE from the coding sequence ATGAAGCGAATACTTTTAGCACTAGCTAGTGCTTTTACAATAACTTTAAGTGCTAGCACTTATGCAGCAGCACCCCTTTCTTTTGGAATTAAATTGAGTGGTGTTAATTCTACTATAGCAGGGTTAAAGGAAGCTAAAAACCCTTTTGCGGGTAACGAAAGCAACTTTTTGAATATCGGTGGTGCAGGCTTAGCATATGTTGAATATGCATTTAATGATAATCTAGGATTGGGATTAGAAGCAGGATATTTTTTTGGTAAAATAGGTAGCTTTACTCAAAAGACTGACAAAAAGAATACTTATAATATCACTGCACATGGAGTAAAACTTTTCCCTGCCATCAAAATTTATCCTATGGGTAGAGAAGATGAAAACGGAATTCTAAAAATAAATGTAGGAGGAGATCTTTTCATGCCTCTTGGATTAGAAGGGAAAGCGTCTAGTGCTGATAAAGCTGATGTAGCTGATAAAGGAAAAGATTTAACTACTCTTGGAATGGGTGCCTTTGTTGGAGTAGGATATGAATTTCCTTTTGGACTTGAATTAGACTTAAGAGGTAGCTATGCATTTACAAATGTATTTAAAGAAGAGTCTGATTTTAAAAAGACTTACTTAGGTATTACTAATAAAGACCACAAAACTAACTTGATGAATATTAACTTAACAGCAGGTTATAACTTTGCCGTTCTTTTAGAGGAATAA
- a CDS encoding MerR family transcriptional regulator encodes MVSTEKKYYTIGEIADLFEVSTSLIRYWEKRFKQLSPQKSKQGIRKYTSEDLAKFKMIYQLIKEQGYTIKGAQEILKNSTINSGFKAPKEVIEHLKEIKSFLQNLHKDL; translated from the coding sequence GTGGTTAGCACTGAAAAGAAATATTATACAATAGGAGAAATAGCTGATTTATTTGAAGTATCTACTTCTTTGATACGCTATTGGGAGAAAAGATTTAAACAATTAAGCCCACAAAAGTCTAAACAAGGTATTAGAAAGTATACATCTGAAGACTTGGCAAAGTTTAAAATGATTTATCAGCTTATTAAGGAGCAAGGCTATACTATTAAGGGAGCTCAAGAGATACTTAAAAACAGCACTATCAATAGTGGGTTTAAGGCTCCAAAAGAAGTTATTGAGCACCTAAAGGAAATTAAATCTTTTTTACAAAACTTGCACAAAGATTTATAG
- the tyrS gene encoding tyrosine--tRNA ligase — protein sequence MYDFIANLRWRGMIHDITPGLEAQLQKEMITGYIGFDPTAPSLHVGNLATIMLLKHFQLAGHKPIAVVGGATGMIGDPSFKSTERKFLSEEELLHNQSCIMKQLKCFLDFSSSANTAELLNNIDWFKDFGFLRFLREVGKHISINYMMAKESVKRRLEDGISFTEFSYQLLQGYDFYYLYNTKGVKLQMGGADQWGNLTTGIELIRRKTGEEAFALTAPLITKADGTKFGKSEQGNIWLDSTMTSPYEFYQFWLNCTDEDACRLIKVFTLLSKEEIDNLIELHVQAPHQRILQKQIAKELTIRVHSETDYMQARKTSELLFGHATAEDLWELSEKDFKVIFKSIPEVHITLTQLTEAEHMLDLVASTGFGIMFNSKGEVRRAIQEGSLSVNKEKITDPLQKPNLKLLQDKYLLVQRGKKHHYLIKVS from the coding sequence ATGTACGACTTTATTGCAAATTTACGTTGGCGTGGAATGATACATGATATCACGCCAGGTTTAGAAGCCCAGTTACAAAAAGAGATGATAACTGGTTATATTGGTTTTGATCCTACAGCTCCTTCATTGCATGTAGGAAATCTGGCTACTATTATGCTGCTTAAACATTTTCAACTAGCAGGACATAAGCCTATTGCCGTAGTAGGGGGTGCTACAGGGATGATTGGAGATCCTTCATTTAAGTCAACTGAAAGAAAATTCTTGTCCGAAGAAGAATTGCTACATAATCAATCATGCATTATGAAACAGTTGAAGTGTTTTTTAGATTTCTCCTCGAGTGCCAATACAGCCGAGTTACTCAACAATATAGATTGGTTTAAAGACTTTGGTTTCTTGAGATTTCTTCGTGAAGTAGGCAAGCATATTTCTATTAATTATATGATGGCTAAAGAGTCTGTAAAAAGGCGCTTAGAAGATGGTATTTCATTTACTGAGTTTTCTTACCAGTTGCTACAAGGATATGATTTTTATTATTTATATAATACAAAAGGTGTAAAACTACAAATGGGTGGGGCAGATCAATGGGGAAATCTTACCACAGGTATAGAACTAATTCGTAGAAAAACTGGTGAAGAGGCTTTTGCTTTAACTGCACCACTTATCACAAAGGCAGATGGTACTAAGTTTGGTAAGTCAGAACAAGGTAATATTTGGTTAGACTCTACTATGACATCACCATATGAATTTTATCAATTTTGGTTAAATTGTACAGATGAAGATGCTTGTAGGTTGATTAAAGTATTTACACTGTTAAGCAAAGAAGAAATAGATAATCTTATTGAATTACATGTGCAAGCTCCACATCAGCGTATCTTACAAAAACAAATAGCTAAAGAGCTTACTATTAGGGTTCATTCTGAAACTGACTATATGCAGGCTAGAAAGACCTCAGAGTTACTTTTTGGTCATGCTACGGCAGAAGATTTGTGGGAACTGAGCGAGAAAGACTTTAAAGTTATTTTTAAAAGCATTCCAGAAGTACACATAACGCTTACACAACTAACAGAAGCAGAACATATGTTAGATTTGGTTGCTAGTACAGGCTTTGGAATTATGTTTAACTCTAAAGGTGAAGTGCGTAGAGCAATACAAGAAGGAAGTTTATCTGTTAATAAAGAAAAAATAACAGATCCTCTTCAAAAACCTAATTTAAAGCTACTACAAGATAAATACTTGTTGGTACAGCGTGGTAAGAAGCACCATTATCTCATAAAAGTAAGTTAG
- a CDS encoding DMT family transporter has translation MRNQTRIPNNRIIAWVLLITLSCIWGSSYILMKKALCFFKPQEIAYLRICSAAIVLLPYSLPQLKKLTFRHYKLLALVGVVGTLLPLFCFATAQLHINSGVHGVLNSLTPVFVLMVGIIFFKKRLFKNEILGVSLGILGTVLLVIIESRFFAGSFNYYILLSLLGSCLYGNTTNLIKYYLNDIKSTTIVSVSLLLIAIISGIYLATHPNIFIKMDTSIESYQALAYVLFAGIVNLGIANIILTELVKITSPVFTSTEALLAPIVSLSWGLVDGEQLLWEHYVGATIILLGVYFINKPKKEIPKQPVFNAEV, from the coding sequence GTGCGCAACCAAACTCGAATCCCTAACAATAGAATAATAGCCTGGGTATTACTAATTACACTATCCTGTATATGGGGTAGCTCTTACATACTTATGAAAAAAGCTCTATGCTTCTTCAAACCTCAAGAAATAGCCTATTTACGTATATGTTCAGCCGCAATTGTCTTACTACCCTATTCTTTACCTCAACTTAAAAAACTTACATTTAGGCACTATAAGCTACTGGCCTTAGTAGGGGTAGTGGGAACATTATTGCCGCTTTTTTGCTTTGCAACAGCTCAACTTCATATTAATAGTGGGGTACACGGCGTACTTAATTCATTAACTCCTGTATTCGTATTAATGGTAGGGATAATATTCTTTAAGAAGAGACTCTTTAAGAATGAAATACTGGGTGTTTCTTTAGGCATATTAGGGACGGTATTATTAGTGATTATTGAATCCCGTTTCTTCGCAGGTAGTTTCAATTATTATATACTATTATCTCTTTTAGGAAGTTGTTTATATGGAAATACCACTAACCTTATAAAATATTATCTAAATGATATCAAAAGCACTACGATAGTAAGTGTTTCTCTATTACTAATAGCGATTATTAGTGGTATATACTTAGCCACTCATCCCAATATTTTTATTAAAATGGATACATCTATTGAGTCTTATCAAGCGTTAGCGTATGTTCTTTTTGCAGGTATTGTTAATTTAGGTATAGCTAATATTATTTTAACAGAACTAGTAAAAATAACTTCACCTGTTTTTACCAGTACAGAGGCATTATTAGCTCCTATTGTTTCACTTAGCTGGGGATTAGTGGATGGAGAGCAATTACTTTGGGAACATTATGTAGGAGCAACCATTATATTATTAGGTGTTTATTTTATTAACAAGCCTAAAAAAGAAATACCAAAACAGCCAGTATTTAACGCAGAAGTATAA
- the alaS gene encoding alanine--tRNA ligase: MLCSSNIRQKFVDFFKQKDHHHVKAAPIVNKEDPTLLFTNAGMNQFKDFFLNQQEAPYQRAISTQPCLRVSGKHNDLEEVGVDTYHHTMFEMLGNWSFGEYFKEEAIACAWELLTEVYKLPQERLYVTVFQGDEEESLELDQESLNTWEKYISRDRILYGNKKDNFWEMGDTGPCGPCSEIHVDIRTEEEIQQQAGKELVNTGHPQVIEIWNLVFIQYNRLASGQLMELPAKHVDTGMGFERLTMVLQGKSSTYDTDIFVPLIHNIMRLSHKTYGKDNKVDIAMRVVADHIRAITFAIADGQLPSNTQAGYVVRRILRRAVRYGYTNLGFETPFMYQLVSILAQQFKNVYPQIKQQQSYIEQVIKSEEESFFKTLAVGLHRLEHISETLNINGQQVIDGPTAFELYDTYGFPPDLTRLIAQEKGLEVDEEGFQKALQNQRIRSQQAAVLEQGDWHIVVKDVDSVFIGYDQLELIAKVIQYRSIYQKGEEIYQIVLDQTPFYPEGGGQVGDTGTLIVGEQIIAVFDTKKEYERIIHYTHELPHDLHATVQAVVDVKKRNLIASNHSATHLLHAALRQVLGSHIEQKGSLVNEKLLRFDFPHYTKVSPEQIREIEHIVNQKIRANINLHEVRSMLLEDAKSMGVTALFGEKYGEYVRVITFDPYFSKELCGGTHASATGKLGFFKITAETGIAAGTRRIEAITADAAENFIIEQLSILNQATEALKKPNDLVKSIYHLLEEKANLEKKILSYQAQEVRSVIDNLYQHIKQVQEIQVLIEEVKVPNVEALKQVALSFRTNKGPFFLTLTSIIDQQPHIALFISEELIHKTQMNANIIIKELATLIQGGGGGQPFFATAKGNDASGINQVLVTARHILEKYIL; the protein is encoded by the coding sequence ATGTTGTGTAGCAGTAACATTAGACAAAAATTTGTCGATTTTTTTAAACAAAAAGACCATCATCACGTCAAAGCTGCACCGATCGTCAATAAAGAGGATCCCACACTACTTTTTACCAATGCTGGTATGAATCAGTTTAAGGATTTTTTTTTAAATCAGCAAGAAGCTCCTTACCAAAGAGCTATTAGCACCCAACCTTGCTTACGAGTCTCTGGAAAACATAATGATCTAGAAGAAGTTGGAGTAGATACGTACCACCATACTATGTTTGAAATGCTAGGTAATTGGTCGTTTGGTGAATACTTTAAAGAAGAAGCTATTGCATGTGCATGGGAGTTACTTACTGAAGTATATAAATTACCCCAAGAAAGGTTATATGTAACTGTATTTCAAGGAGATGAAGAAGAAAGTTTAGAATTAGACCAGGAGAGTTTAAACACTTGGGAAAAATATATAAGCAGAGATAGAATATTATATGGCAATAAGAAAGATAATTTCTGGGAAATGGGCGATACAGGCCCATGTGGACCTTGTTCCGAGATACATGTTGACATAAGAACAGAAGAAGAAATTCAACAACAAGCAGGCAAAGAATTGGTAAATACTGGCCACCCTCAAGTTATTGAAATCTGGAATTTGGTATTTATACAATACAATAGGTTGGCAAGTGGACAACTCATGGAATTACCAGCTAAACATGTAGATACTGGTATGGGATTTGAGCGGCTTACTATGGTACTACAGGGTAAAAGTTCTACCTATGATACTGATATTTTTGTACCCTTGATCCATAATATCATGCGCCTTAGCCATAAAACTTATGGAAAAGATAATAAAGTAGATATTGCTATGCGTGTAGTAGCTGACCATATACGTGCTATAACTTTTGCCATTGCAGACGGACAGCTACCTAGTAACACACAAGCAGGATATGTTGTTAGAAGAATTTTAAGGAGAGCCGTACGTTATGGATATACTAACTTGGGATTTGAGACTCCTTTTATGTATCAATTAGTGAGCATATTAGCTCAGCAATTTAAAAACGTATATCCTCAGATCAAACAACAGCAAAGCTATATAGAACAGGTTATTAAAAGCGAGGAAGAATCTTTCTTCAAGACACTTGCTGTAGGATTGCATCGCCTGGAGCACATCAGTGAAACATTAAATATAAACGGACAACAAGTTATAGATGGACCAACTGCTTTTGAATTATATGATACGTATGGGTTTCCTCCAGATTTAACTCGTTTAATAGCTCAAGAAAAAGGATTGGAAGTAGATGAAGAGGGTTTCCAAAAAGCACTACAAAACCAACGTATTCGTTCCCAACAGGCAGCCGTACTAGAGCAAGGAGATTGGCATATTGTAGTTAAAGATGTGGATTCTGTCTTTATAGGTTATGACCAGCTTGAATTAATTGCTAAAGTAATACAATATCGTTCTATTTATCAAAAAGGTGAAGAAATTTATCAGATAGTATTAGACCAAACTCCTTTTTACCCAGAAGGAGGAGGACAAGTTGGAGATACTGGTACGCTTATAGTTGGTGAACAAATTATTGCTGTTTTTGACACTAAAAAAGAATACGAGCGCATCATCCATTACACTCATGAGCTACCTCACGATTTGCATGCTACTGTCCAAGCTGTAGTAGACGTTAAAAAAAGGAATTTAATAGCTAGCAACCATTCAGCTACTCACCTTTTACATGCTGCACTAAGACAAGTGTTAGGTTCCCATATAGAACAAAAAGGGTCATTGGTAAATGAAAAACTATTACGATTCGATTTCCCTCATTATACCAAAGTTAGTCCTGAACAGATTCGAGAGATAGAACATATTGTCAACCAAAAAATTAGGGCAAATATTAATTTACACGAAGTAAGAAGTATGCTTTTAGAGGATGCTAAGTCAATGGGTGTCACAGCGTTGTTTGGAGAGAAATATGGAGAGTATGTGCGTGTAATTACCTTTGATCCTTATTTTTCTAAAGAACTTTGTGGAGGTACGCATGCATCTGCTACAGGTAAGTTAGGCTTTTTCAAAATAACAGCAGAGACGGGGATAGCAGCTGGTACCCGGCGGATAGAAGCCATTACTGCCGATGCAGCTGAAAATTTTATTATTGAACAATTATCTATATTAAATCAGGCAACCGAGGCACTTAAAAAGCCAAACGATCTTGTAAAAAGTATTTACCATTTATTGGAAGAAAAAGCGAATTTAGAAAAAAAGATATTGTCTTACCAGGCTCAAGAAGTTCGTAGTGTTATAGATAACCTGTATCAACACATTAAGCAAGTTCAAGAAATTCAAGTACTTATTGAAGAAGTAAAGGTACCAAACGTAGAAGCACTTAAACAAGTAGCTCTTAGCTTTAGAACTAACAAAGGGCCTTTCTTTTTAACCCTAACATCTATTATTGATCAGCAGCCACATATCGCATTATTTATTTCTGAAGAGTTAATTCATAAAACTCAAATGAATGCTAACATTATCATTAAAGAGTTAGCAACTCTTATTCAAGGAGGCGGTGGTGGACAACCTTTCTTTGCTACAGCAAAAGGAAATGATGCCAGCGGAATAAACCAAGTACTAGTTACAGCTCGCCACATATTAGAGAAATATATATTATAG
- the gatB gene encoding Asp-tRNA(Asn)/Glu-tRNA(Gln) amidotransferase subunit GatB, with protein MKSADKGNYIPVIGLEVHAQLSLKSKIFSPEPAAYGALPNTLVSTISLAHPGTLPTINKRAIEYAIKLGLACKSTITRTNYFARKNYFYPDLPKGYQITQDTTPICQGGYITITTPESEERNIELQRIHLEEDAGKSIHDMADDTLLDFNRAGVALLEIVTCPDIKNSEEAYAFLTELRRLVRYLEVCDGNMEEGSLRCDANISVMPAHSTTFGQRVEVKNMNSIKNVQLAIEHEIERQIQVLEAGEKVIAETKFYDAASGKTISQRTKESALDYRYFIEPDLPPLIVTEEWIAQVKQEMPLLPREYRAKFIGDYQISAYAASVLTESKDLALFFESLCQLTNHYTAAANWLMGPVKAYLNELNLPLQEFPLNAPTLAALIELVEKGEASFSVASQQLFPALLAEPNRTPFELAQELNLLQEKDTDALLTLVEDVIQAYPDKVLAYRNGKKGILGMLMGEIMQKSQGKAAPNIVSNLLRERLES; from the coding sequence ATGAAATCTGCAGATAAAGGAAATTACATCCCAGTTATAGGACTAGAAGTACACGCACAACTTTCGTTAAAAAGTAAGATATTTTCTCCAGAGCCTGCTGCTTATGGTGCTTTACCTAATACACTAGTTAGCACCATTAGTCTAGCACATCCTGGGACCTTACCTACTATTAACAAAAGGGCGATAGAATATGCCATTAAACTAGGATTAGCTTGTAAATCAACTATTACCCGCACTAACTATTTTGCACGTAAAAACTATTTTTACCCAGATTTACCAAAAGGATATCAGATTACTCAGGATACAACTCCTATCTGCCAAGGAGGATACATTACTATTACTACTCCAGAAAGCGAAGAAAGGAATATTGAACTACAGCGTATACACTTGGAAGAAGATGCGGGCAAGTCCATCCATGATATGGCTGATGACACGCTGTTAGATTTCAATAGAGCAGGCGTAGCTTTATTAGAAATAGTAACATGCCCAGATATAAAAAATTCTGAAGAGGCTTATGCTTTTTTAACAGAATTAAGAAGGTTGGTACGCTATTTAGAAGTGTGTGATGGCAATATGGAAGAAGGCTCTTTACGTTGCGATGCTAATATTTCAGTAATGCCAGCTCATTCTACAACATTTGGACAAAGGGTTGAAGTAAAGAATATGAACTCCATCAAGAACGTGCAATTGGCTATTGAGCATGAGATAGAGCGACAAATACAAGTATTAGAAGCAGGAGAAAAGGTTATTGCAGAAACAAAGTTTTATGATGCAGCCTCTGGAAAGACTATAAGCCAGCGTACCAAAGAAAGTGCACTAGACTACCGATACTTTATAGAACCTGACCTGCCACCCCTGATTGTAACTGAAGAATGGATTGCACAAGTAAAGCAAGAGATGCCTCTATTACCTAGAGAATATCGTGCTAAGTTTATAGGAGATTATCAAATTAGTGCTTATGCAGCTAGCGTGTTAACAGAAAGCAAAGACTTAGCCTTGTTTTTTGAATCGTTATGTCAGCTTACCAACCATTATACGGCAGCTGCTAACTGGCTTATGGGTCCTGTAAAGGCATACCTCAACGAACTAAACTTGCCACTACAAGAGTTCCCACTTAACGCTCCTACTTTAGCAGCACTTATAGAACTAGTAGAAAAAGGCGAAGCCAGCTTCTCTGTGGCTTCCCAACAGCTTTTTCCAGCTTTATTAGCAGAACCTAATAGAACACCATTTGAATTAGCACAAGAGCTTAATCTTTTACAAGAAAAAGATACTGATGCTTTGTTAACGCTGGTGGAAGATGTTATACAAGCTTATCCAGATAAGGTATTAGCTTACAGGAATGGAAAGAAAGGTATATTAGGAATGCTTATGGGAGAAATTATGCAAAAAAGCCAAGGTAAAGCAGCGCCTAATATAGTAAGCAATTTGCTTAGAGAAAGACTAGAAAGTTAG
- a CDS encoding M23 family metallopeptidase: MSLVLAVGITLFYHKYFDSPKEIVLKQANETLKLHYEMLQQEITKGNEILSTLQERDNSLYRTLLEADPIPATIRTAGVGGIDHYQSLPKDHLIVEVAQKIEQLKRKLHIQTKSYDELNRLAKNKEKLLACIPAIQPISNRELKRLASGYGMRLHPVYKVMKLHEGLDFAAPRGTPIYATGDGVVKDVKKSMTGYGNQVVINHGYGFLTRYAHMQSFKVAPGDKVKRGQCIGYVGNTGCTSGPHLHYEVIKNGKKVNPTYYLLSGLSPKEYDTLIRLASAQNKSLD; encoded by the coding sequence ATGTCATTAGTTCTTGCTGTTGGTATTACCTTGTTTTACCATAAATACTTTGATTCCCCTAAAGAAATTGTACTCAAGCAAGCTAATGAAACTTTAAAGCTTCATTATGAAATGCTTCAACAGGAAATTACTAAAGGCAATGAGATCCTTTCTACCCTACAAGAACGAGATAATAGTCTTTACAGGACTTTACTAGAGGCAGACCCTATACCTGCTACTATCCGTACTGCTGGGGTAGGGGGTATAGATCATTATCAATCTCTACCTAAAGACCATCTTATTGTAGAAGTAGCACAAAAGATAGAGCAGCTGAAGAGGAAGCTTCATATACAAACTAAATCATATGATGAACTTAATCGTTTAGCTAAGAACAAAGAAAAGTTGTTGGCTTGTATTCCTGCTATTCAACCTATTTCTAATAGAGAATTAAAAAGGCTTGCCTCAGGGTATGGTATGCGTTTGCATCCTGTATATAAGGTGATGAAGTTGCATGAAGGGTTAGATTTTGCTGCACCACGCGGAACGCCTATTTATGCTACAGGAGACGGTGTTGTAAAGGATGTGAAAAAGAGTATGACAGGCTATGGAAACCAAGTAGTTATTAATCATGGCTACGGATTCTTAACTCGCTATGCACATATGCAATCCTTTAAAGTGGCTCCCGGAGATAAAGTGAAACGAGGTCAGTGTATAGGTTATGTAGGTAATACAGGTTGTACGTCAGGTCCTCACCTTCACTATGAAGTTATTAAAAATGGTAAAAAAGTAAACCCAACCTACTATTTACTGAGTGGCCTAAGTCCTAAAGAATATGATACACTTATTCGATTAGCTTCTGCACAAAATAAATCTTTAGATTAA
- a CDS encoding SAM-dependent methyltransferase, whose amino-acid sequence MNSTSSGNLYLIPVPIVANTYNQVLPEYNRYIVQQIEHFLVEDVSSARKHIKAIGHAKPIAELHFNCLDKHNPMQDIRSFMQPLQEGKDIGVLAEAGCPGIADPGAWVVQYAHKNGITVIPLVGPCSILLALMASGFNGQNFAFHGYLPIDKVGRKQAIKKLEMAAWQSGQTQIFIETPYRNDIILEILLETCRPSTWLCIGKNITDPKGWIKSNTIQNWKEDKHMLHKVPTVFLLARQEQF is encoded by the coding sequence ATGAATTCTACTAGTTCTGGTAACCTCTATTTAATTCCTGTTCCAATTGTTGCTAATACATACAATCAAGTTTTACCTGAATATAATAGATATATTGTTCAGCAAATAGAGCATTTTCTAGTAGAAGATGTATCAAGTGCTAGAAAGCATATTAAAGCTATTGGACATGCTAAACCAATTGCAGAGTTGCATTTTAATTGTTTAGATAAGCATAATCCTATGCAGGATATAAGATCTTTTATGCAGCCTTTGCAAGAAGGAAAAGATATAGGTGTGTTAGCAGAGGCTGGCTGTCCTGGAATTGCTGATCCTGGAGCTTGGGTCGTACAGTATGCTCATAAGAATGGTATAACGGTAATCCCATTAGTAGGGCCTTGCTCTATCTTATTAGCACTTATGGCTTCTGGATTTAATGGACAGAATTTTGCTTTTCACGGATATCTGCCTATTGATAAAGTAGGTAGAAAGCAAGCTATTAAAAAATTAGAAATGGCCGCATGGCAAAGTGGGCAAACACAAATTTTTATAGAAACGCCCTACCGTAATGATATTATATTAGAAATATTGTTAGAAACTTGTAGACCTAGCACTTGGCTTTGTATAGGAAAAAATATTACTGATCCAAAAGGATGGATAAAATCTAATACTATACAAAACTGGAAAGAAGATAAGCATATGCTTCATAAAGTACCTACTGTTTTTCTACTTGCTCGTCAAGAACAATTTTAA
- a CDS encoding IS5-like element ISCaa6 family transposase, giving the protein MHLTYTRISKYPYNFRRITGLRLETFDKLVQKVRPVFEKLEASKLRHGRRSHLPTLEDKLLCVLVYYRTYISHVFLGYLFNLHNANICRLLRKMEPLLAKKISIKKDRTLTPDKVLRILADVSEQPTQRPSKKQKKSYSGKKKRHTIKTEIVIREDGRILSVSKSHKGRVHDFKIRKGEKPLPKESLKLADSGYQGWQKLQSNVMIPYKKSRKRPLTKEQKDHNRKLASIRMKVEHKIREIKVFKIMAEVYRNFQKKYNLRFNIISGLINFKYAF; this is encoded by the coding sequence ATGCATTTAACCTACACCAGAATAAGCAAGTACCCATACAATTTTAGAAGAATAACTGGATTGAGGCTAGAAACATTTGATAAATTAGTTCAAAAAGTAAGGCCTGTCTTTGAAAAGTTAGAAGCGAGCAAGCTGCGCCATGGACGTCGGAGCCATTTACCTACCTTAGAGGATAAACTGCTCTGTGTTTTGGTATATTACCGCACCTATATTAGCCATGTATTTCTAGGCTACTTATTTAACTTACACAACGCTAACATATGCCGCTTGCTAAGAAAAATGGAGCCCTTACTAGCTAAGAAAATTAGCATTAAAAAAGATAGGACTTTAACCCCAGACAAGGTATTGCGCATATTAGCAGATGTAAGTGAACAGCCTACGCAAAGACCTAGTAAAAAGCAAAAGAAATCTTATTCAGGCAAGAAAAAGAGACATACCATAAAAACAGAGATAGTCATCAGAGAAGATGGGAGAATACTGTCTGTCTCCAAATCACATAAAGGAAGAGTGCATGACTTTAAAATCCGTAAAGGAGAAAAACCCTTACCTAAAGAAAGCTTAAAGCTGGCAGATAGTGGTTATCAAGGCTGGCAAAAGCTACAGAGCAATGTAATGATACCCTACAAAAAGAGCCGTAAGCGGCCATTAACCAAAGAGCAAAAAGACCATAACAGAAAGCTAGCCTCCATACGCATGAAGGTAGAGCATAAGATAAGAGAGATCAAGGTATTTAAAATTATGGCAGAGGTATACAGGAATTTTCAGAAAAAATATAACCTTCGCTTTAACATTATATCCGGGCTTATAAACTTCAAGTACGCTTTTTAA
- a CDS encoding IS5/IS1182 family transposase, with protein sequence MHLTYARISKHPYNFIRITGLRLETFEQLVLKVRPLFEELESSKLRHGRMSHLPTMEDKLLCVLMYYRTYISHVFLGYLFNLHNANICRLLRKMEPLLAKKISIKKDRSLTSEKVLRILADVSEQPTQRPTKKQKKSYSGKKKRHTIKTEIVIREDGKILSVSKSHKGRVHDFKIRKGEKLLPKESLKLADSGYQGWQKLQSNVMIPYKKSRKRPLTKEQKEHNRKLSSIRMKVEHKIREIKVFKIMSEVYRNFQKKYNLRFNIIAGMINFKHAF encoded by the coding sequence ATGCATTTAACCTACGCGAGGATAAGCAAACATCCCTATAACTTTATAAGAATAACTGGCTTGAGACTAGAAACCTTTGAGCAATTAGTTTTAAAAGTAAGGCCTCTCTTTGAAGAGTTAGAATCGAGCAAGCTGCGCCATGGTAGGATGAGTCATTTACCTACCATGGAAGATAAATTGCTCTGTGTACTCATGTATTATCGCACTTATATTAGCCATGTGTTTTTAGGCTATTTGTTTAACTTACACAACGCTAACATATGCCGCTTGTTAAGAAAAATGGAGCCATTACTAGCTAAGAAGATTAGCATTAAAAAAGATCGCAGCTTAACCTCAGAAAAGGTATTGCGCATATTAGCAGATGTGAGCGAGCAGCCTACACAAAGACCTACTAAGAAGCAAAAGAAATCATATTCAGGCAAGAAAAAGCGACATACTATAAAAACAGAGATAGTGATAAGAGAAGATGGAAAGATACTCTCTGTATCCAAATCCCATAAAGGAAGAGTGCATGACTTTAAAATCCGTAAAGGAGAAAAACTCTTACCTAAAGAAAGCTTAAAGCTAGCAGATAGTGGCTATCAAGGCTGGCAAAAACTACAGAGCAATGTCATGATTCCCTATAAAAAGAGCCGTAAGCGGCCATTAACCAAGGAGCAGAAAGAACATAACAGAAAGCTATCCTCCATACGCATGAAGGTAGAGCATAAGATAAGAGAGATCAAGGTGTTTAAGATTATGTCAGAAGTTTACCGTAACTTTCAGAAGAAATATAACCTGCGCTTTAATATTATAGCGGGTATGATAAACTTCAAGCATGCTTTTTAA